A single Acidimicrobiia bacterium DNA region contains:
- a CDS encoding 4Fe-4S dicluster domain-containing protein — protein sequence MARFGFLIDQDTCIGCHACTVACKAEHDVPLGVNRTWVKYIEKGEFPDSQRKFSVMRCNQCDNAPCVTICPTNALFVRHDGIVDFDTTSCIGCKSCMNACPYDALYIDPDEHTAQKCNFCAHRIDVGLEPSCVIVCPTQSIVAGDLDDPSTRISQMVARHDVQVRAPEQGTRPKVFYKGADEASLDPTRTRIADDGMIWADTTAHHPTVPEIPVHLRARADDSGKPRGGQVVARTVYTTEHPMPWKSMVSAYLVTKSVAAGALMIAALLVLLGHAGHQGSVGILAPVVAGFFTFVTGVLLVADLKQPRRFWYLLTRPNWRSWLVRGAVILGIYAAVSAAWFAAGLFDEAAAIRVLAGPGFALGAATAGYTAYLFGQCEGRDLWQTPMLLPVLLAQAVIAGASAFLVADVFLSIPEPDAIRWTLLGGIVAVAVFTFAELAARGTAHVEMAVAEMTRGRYATIFWLGGVFLGLAVPGALMVAALALGSGGIALSAAAGVCAVIGLAAYEDAFVRAGQSVPLS from the coding sequence ATGGCGCGCTTTGGGTTCCTCATCGACCAGGACACGTGCATCGGCTGTCACGCCTGCACGGTGGCCTGCAAGGCCGAGCACGACGTGCCCCTCGGCGTGAACCGCACCTGGGTCAAGTACATCGAGAAGGGCGAGTTCCCCGACTCGCAGCGCAAGTTCTCGGTGATGCGCTGCAACCAGTGCGACAACGCGCCGTGCGTCACGATCTGCCCGACGAACGCGCTCTTCGTGCGTCACGACGGCATCGTCGACTTCGACACGACCTCGTGCATCGGCTGCAAGTCGTGCATGAACGCCTGCCCCTACGACGCCCTTTACATCGATCCGGACGAGCACACGGCCCAGAAGTGCAACTTCTGTGCGCACCGGATCGATGTCGGGTTGGAGCCCTCGTGCGTGATCGTGTGTCCCACCCAGTCGATCGTGGCCGGCGACCTCGACGATCCCAGCACCCGGATCTCACAGATGGTCGCCCGTCACGACGTGCAGGTGCGTGCGCCGGAGCAAGGAACTCGGCCCAAGGTGTTTTACAAGGGTGCCGACGAGGCGTCGCTCGACCCGACGCGCACCCGGATCGCCGACGACGGGATGATCTGGGCCGACACGACGGCACACCACCCGACGGTGCCCGAGATCCCCGTCCACCTCCGAGCGCGAGCTGACGACAGCGGGAAGCCCCGTGGTGGGCAGGTGGTCGCGCGCACGGTGTACACGACCGAGCATCCGATGCCCTGGAAGAGCATGGTCTCGGCATATCTGGTCACGAAGTCGGTGGCGGCCGGCGCGCTGATGATCGCGGCGCTGCTCGTGCTGCTCGGCCATGCGGGGCACCAGGGTTCCGTGGGGATCCTGGCGCCCGTGGTGGCCGGGTTCTTCACGTTCGTCACCGGGGTGTTGCTCGTGGCGGACCTGAAGCAGCCGCGGCGCTTCTGGTATCTGCTGACCCGTCCCAACTGGCGGTCATGGCTCGTGCGTGGCGCGGTGATCCTCGGGATCTATGCGGCCGTGAGCGCGGCATGGTTTGCTGCGGGCCTGTTCGACGAGGCCGCCGCGATCCGGGTCCTGGCGGGGCCCGGCTTCGCGCTGGGTGCCGCGACCGCGGGCTACACCGCGTACCTGTTCGGCCAGTGCGAGGGGCGCGATCTCTGGCAGACGCCGATGCTGCTGCCCGTGCTCCTCGCCCAAGCCGTGATCGCGGGGGCCAGCGCGTTCCTCGTCGCGGATGTGTTCCTCAGTATCCCCGAGCCCGACGCGATCCGTTGGACGCTCCTTGGTGGGATCGTCGCGGTGGCGGTCTTCACGTTCGCGGAGCTCGCCGCCCGCGGTACCGCGCACGTCGAGATGGCGGTAGCCGAGATGACGCGAGGCCGCTACGCCACCATCTTCTGGCTTGGTGGCGTGTTCCTCGGTCTCGCAGTACCGGGCGCGCTCATGGTCGCGGCGCTCGCCCTCGGCTCCGGCGGTATTGCCCTCTCGGCTGCGGCCGGCGTGTGCGCGGTCATCGGCCTCGCCGCGTACGAGGATGCCTTCGTCCGCGCCGGCCAGTCCGTTCCACTCTCCTAG
- a CDS encoding metal-sulfur cluster assembly factor, whose translation MADLDPVTLCVYAHMLKRFGNPMSGAVVTGADEAREALKVIPDPELGINIVDLGLVYDVDVDDEGRAHVTYTLTTFGCAIGPILESQMQEVLYALPGISEVSVEFTLEPRWTRDRMSEQARALVGDRELHPPSVQDLREIGGS comes from the coding sequence GTGGCGGACCTGGATCCCGTCACACTATGCGTCTATGCGCACATGCTCAAGCGTTTCGGCAACCCGATGAGTGGAGCGGTGGTCACCGGCGCCGACGAGGCCCGGGAGGCCCTCAAGGTGATCCCCGACCCCGAGCTCGGGATCAACATCGTCGACCTCGGTCTCGTGTACGACGTCGATGTCGATGACGAGGGTCGCGCTCATGTCACCTACACGCTCACGACCTTCGGGTGCGCCATCGGGCCGATCCTCGAGTCCCAGATGCAAGAGGTCCTCTACGCGCTCCCCGGGATCTCGGAGGTGTCAGTCGAGTTCACGCTCGAACCTCGATGGACCCGCGACCGGATGTCAGAACAAGCCCGCGCGTTGGTTGGCGACCGCGAGCTCCACCCGCCGAGCGTGCAGGACCTGCGAGAGATCGGGGGATCGTGA